A stretch of the Chelonoidis abingdonii isolate Lonesome George chromosome 11, CheloAbing_2.0, whole genome shotgun sequence genome encodes the following:
- the ZWINT gene encoding outer kinetochore KNL1 complex subunit ZWINT isoform X1, with amino-acid sequence MAAAGQARELLVQLDEALAFEGPTREELEAELPTKVLVEHAVDTRKKQKWMCSQLHVVKFLLEFLDQRDSAPFDQKTTEAAVRSEMVQAKQQWKELKAGYQQQVEAIEEAVPHVLAQLEKGQHLAQRLKEALARYEAQRHEAEKKAKDAQERRQKEQEQLEERQQQLEEQAALLRSRVEAQRQELHRLQGELQSQECVASGWREKVERSSALCQLLETLQGVRLVSASADGIDIELTPGPQPTTPDPQTVTPNTQPLRFTLCSTEDGSVRVRSHSPLFPPPAPCADVRGTILELQHSYSQLAPLLAEIQALQTRFPIDWQPQERQLRFLQPSAIWTLVVEPGYPGAGGVRLLAVQGQRGPGDPGAWKPPQETPSLRDWLEYLSIVDI; translated from the exons ATGGCAGCGGCTGGGCAGGCCCGAGA GCTCCTGGTCCAGCTGGATGAGGCGCTGGCTTTCGAGGGGCCAACCCGAGAGGAGCTGGAGGCGGAGCTGCCAACCAAAGTCCTGGTGGAGCATGCTGTG GACACACGGAAGAAGCAGAAGTGGATGTGCAGCCAGCTCCACGTGGTCAAATTCCTGCTGGAATTCTTGGACCAGAGGGATTCAGCCCCCTTTGACCAGAAGACCACAGAGGCAGCTGTCC GGAGCGAGATGGTGCAAGCCAAGCAGCAGTGGAAGGAGCTGAAGGCCGGCTACCAGCAGCAGGTGGAAGCCATCGAGGAGGCAGTGCCCCATgtgctggcccagctggagaagggccagcacctggcacagcggctgaaggaggctctggcgCGATACGAGGCCCAG agacACGAGGCTGAGAAGAAGGCAAAGGATGCCCAGGAAAGACGGCAGAAGGAGCAG gagcagctggaggagcggcagcagcagctggaggagcaggcggCTTTGCTGCGGAGCCGGGTGGAGGCTCAGCGCCAGGAACTGCACCGGCTGCAGGGGGAGCTCCAGAGCCAGGAGTGTGTCGCCAGCGGCTGGAGGGAGAAGGTGGAGAG GAGCTCTGCCCTCTGCCAGCTCTTAGAGACCCTCCAAGGGGTCCGGCTGGTCTCTGCGTCTGCTGATGGAATTGACATAGAGCTGACCCCCGGCCCCCAGCCGACGACCCCTGACCCCCAGACAGTGACCCCCAACACCCAGCCGCTGAGGTTCACCTTGTGCTCGACAGAGGATGGGAGCGTCAGGGTGCGG agccacagtcccctcttccccccccctgcGCCCTGCGCTGACGTCCGGGGCACCATCCTGGAGCTGCAGCACAGTTATAGCCAGCTGGCCCCACTCCTGGCTGAGATCCAGGCTCTCCAGACCAG gttCCCCATTGACTGGCAGCCCCAGGAGCGCCAGCTCCGCTTCCTGCAGCCTTCCGCCATCTGGACGCTGGTGGTGGAGCCGGGATACCCGGGGGCTGGGGGCGTCCGACTGCTGGCAGTGCAAGGGCAGCGTGGCCCTGGGGACCCGGGGGCCTGGAAG cccccccaggaAACCCCATCCCTGCGTGACTGGCTGGAATACCTGAGCATTGTGGACATCTGA
- the ZWINT gene encoding outer kinetochore KNL1 complex subunit ZWINT isoform X2: MAASHGLLVQLDEALAFEGPTREELEAELPTKVLVEHAVDTRKKQKWMCSQLHVVKFLLEFLDQRDSAPFDQKTTEAAVRSEMVQAKQQWKELKAGYQQQVEAIEEAVPHVLAQLEKGQHLAQRLKEALARYEAQRHEAEKKAKDAQERRQKEQEQLEERQQQLEEQAALLRSRVEAQRQELHRLQGELQSQECVASGWREKVERSSALCQLLETLQGVRLVSASADGIDIELTPGPQPTTPDPQTVTPNTQPLRFTLCSTEDGSVRVRSHSPLFPPPAPCADVRGTILELQHSYSQLAPLLAEIQALQTRFPIDWQPQERQLRFLQPSAIWTLVVEPGYPGAGGVRLLAVQGQRGPGDPGAWKPPQETPSLRDWLEYLSIVDI, translated from the exons ATGGCTGCCAGCCACGG GCTCCTGGTCCAGCTGGATGAGGCGCTGGCTTTCGAGGGGCCAACCCGAGAGGAGCTGGAGGCGGAGCTGCCAACCAAAGTCCTGGTGGAGCATGCTGTG GACACACGGAAGAAGCAGAAGTGGATGTGCAGCCAGCTCCACGTGGTCAAATTCCTGCTGGAATTCTTGGACCAGAGGGATTCAGCCCCCTTTGACCAGAAGACCACAGAGGCAGCTGTCC GGAGCGAGATGGTGCAAGCCAAGCAGCAGTGGAAGGAGCTGAAGGCCGGCTACCAGCAGCAGGTGGAAGCCATCGAGGAGGCAGTGCCCCATgtgctggcccagctggagaagggccagcacctggcacagcggctgaaggaggctctggcgCGATACGAGGCCCAG agacACGAGGCTGAGAAGAAGGCAAAGGATGCCCAGGAAAGACGGCAGAAGGAGCAG gagcagctggaggagcggcagcagcagctggaggagcaggcggCTTTGCTGCGGAGCCGGGTGGAGGCTCAGCGCCAGGAACTGCACCGGCTGCAGGGGGAGCTCCAGAGCCAGGAGTGTGTCGCCAGCGGCTGGAGGGAGAAGGTGGAGAG GAGCTCTGCCCTCTGCCAGCTCTTAGAGACCCTCCAAGGGGTCCGGCTGGTCTCTGCGTCTGCTGATGGAATTGACATAGAGCTGACCCCCGGCCCCCAGCCGACGACCCCTGACCCCCAGACAGTGACCCCCAACACCCAGCCGCTGAGGTTCACCTTGTGCTCGACAGAGGATGGGAGCGTCAGGGTGCGG agccacagtcccctcttccccccccctgcGCCCTGCGCTGACGTCCGGGGCACCATCCTGGAGCTGCAGCACAGTTATAGCCAGCTGGCCCCACTCCTGGCTGAGATCCAGGCTCTCCAGACCAG gttCCCCATTGACTGGCAGCCCCAGGAGCGCCAGCTCCGCTTCCTGCAGCCTTCCGCCATCTGGACGCTGGTGGTGGAGCCGGGATACCCGGGGGCTGGGGGCGTCCGACTGCTGGCAGTGCAAGGGCAGCGTGGCCCTGGGGACCCGGGGGCCTGGAAG cccccccaggaAACCCCATCCCTGCGTGACTGGCTGGAATACCTGAGCATTGTGGACATCTGA
- the WDR13 gene encoding LOW QUALITY PROTEIN: WD repeat-containing protein 13 (The sequence of the model RefSeq protein was modified relative to this genomic sequence to represent the inferred CDS: deleted 2 bases in 2 codons; substituted 2 bases at 2 genomic stop codons): protein MAAVWQQVLAVDARYNAYRTPGFPQFRTQYIRRRSQLLRENAKAGHDPGARKLYVRLRAQLLAQRYGPLSEQSSFRAYSNSIVRSSRTTLDRMEDFEDDARALGARGHRRSVSRGSYQLQAQMNRAAYDERPPGSVVPTSVAEASRAMAGDTTLSENYAFAGMYHVFDQHVDEAVPKVQFANDDKHLLACCSLDGTISVCQLAPAPPARVLRVLRGHSRGPSTDFRTGSSSNDVLVPPRWTAPCAFWAAGEGSAIRQIPTLSRAQCSVRLPAHDNNNLTVVGNGSTTGNVGXNISIRGKKGXEAWSSKAAVRYVAASLDAPGRCSGGDDRGTVCLLLSFFDMHGKLTGKRVVVQEAALHHKHFWPAPGVSREARDPSLLSQRCLQQLLPYTRVVDTRGPCKLKRSYQIQQGSTLVRSIFCPLLSFRRGASVATPKGMVMSAPRAEIGLSSPGG, encoded by the exons ATGGCCGCAGTGTGGCAACAGGTGCTGGCTGTGGACGCGAG GTACAACGCCTACCGCACGCCCGGCTTCCCGCAGTTCCGCACCCAGTACATCCGGCGGCGCAGCCAGCTGCTGCGGGAGAACGCCAAGGCTGGGCACGACCCCGGCGCCCGCAAGCTGTACGTGCGGCTGCGTGCACAGCTCCTGGCGCAGCGCTACGGGCCCCTCTCCGAGCAGAGCAGCTTCCGCGCCTACAGCAACAGCATCGTCCGCAGCAGCCGCACCACGCTGGACCGCATGGAG GACTTTGAGGATGATGCCCGGGCATTGGGGGCCCGTGGCCATCGCCGCTCCGTCAGCCGCGGCTCCTACCAGCTACAGGCGCAGATGAACCGTGCGGCATACGACGAGCG GCCCCCTGGCAGCGTGGTGCCCACGTCGGTGGCAGAGGCCAGCCGAGCCATGGCCGGGGACACAACGCTGAGCGAGAACTATGCCTTCGCCGGCATGTACCACGTCTTTGACCAGCACGTCGACGAGGccg TGCCCAAGGTGCAGTTTGCCAACGACGACAAGCACCTGCTGGCCTGCTGCTCGCTGGACGGCACCATCTCAGTGTGCCAGCTGGCGCCCGCCCCGCCCGCCCGCGTGCTGCGGGTGCTGCGGGGCCAC AGCCGCGGGCCGTCTACCGACTTCCGTACTGGTTCCTCATCCAACGACGTGCTGGTTCCACCTCGCTGGACGGCACCTTGCGCATTCTGGGCTGCGGGCGAGGGCAGTGCTATCCGCCAGATCCCGACCCTATCTAGGGCACAGTGCTCTGTGCGTCTTCCAGCCCATGACAACAACAACCTCACCGT CGTGGGGAACGGGAGCACAACTGGCAACGTTGGTTGAAACATCTCGATACGCGGGAAGAAAGGTTGAGAGGCGTGGTCGAGCAAAGCTGCGGTCCGTTATGTGGCTGCTTCTCTCGATGCCCCCGGCCGCTGCTCTGGCGGCGACGACCGCGGAACAGTGTGTCTTCTCCTTTCCTTCTTCGACATGCACG GGAAGCTGACAGGCAAGCGAGTGGTGGTGCAGGAGGCAGCCCTCCATCACAAGCATTTCTGGCCCGCTCCTGGGGTCAGCCGGGAGGCCCGCGACCCCTCGCTGCTCTCTCAACGCTGCCTTCAACAGCTGCTGCCATATACT CGGGTGGTGGACACGAGGGGACCCTGCAAGCTGAAGAGGAGTTATCAGATCCAGCAGGGCTCCACCCTGGTGCGCAGCATCTTCTGCCCCCTC TTGTCCTTCCGCCGGGGGGCCTCTGTGG CGACGCCCAAGGGCATGGTCATGTCTGCGCCGCGAGCAGAAATAGGGCTCTCTAGCCCTGGCGGCTGA
- the SUV39H1 gene encoding histone-lysine N-methyltransferase SUV39H1, which produces MAENLKGCAVCCKSSWSQLQDLCRLERVRCHSLGITRRNLSHFEVEFLCDYKRVREEEFYLVKWRGYPESENTWEPRKNLRCVGLLKQFHKDLEQAWIRRDGKPKKNARWLDQGVANYVVQKAKQRRALWRWERQLNAKRNHKGRIVVENEVDLDGPPRDFVYINEYKVGEGISLTQVAVGCECRDCLAEAAGGCCCPGASRHKFAYNELGQVRIRAGLPIYECNARCRCGAECSNRVVQRGIRYDLCIFRTSNGRGWGVRTLEKIRKNSFVMEYVGEIITSEEAERRGQIYDRQGATYLFDLDYVEDVYTVDAAYYGNISHFVNHSCDPNLQVYNVFIDNLDERLPRIALFATRHIRAGEELTFDYNMQVDPVDAESTRMDSNLGRAGGLAGSPKKRVRIECKCGAESCRKYLF; this is translated from the exons atggcggAAAATTTAAAAG GCTGTGCCGTGTGCTGCAAGTCCTCATGGTCCCAGCTGCAGGACCTGTGCCGGCTGGAGAGGGTTCGCTGCCACTCGCTGGGCATCACCCGCAGGAACCTCAGTCACTTCGAGGTGGAGTTCCTGTGTGACTACAAGAGAGTGCGG GAGGAGGAGTTCTACCTGGTGAAATGGCGCGGCTACCCGGAGTCGGAGAACACCTGGGAGCCGCGGAAGAACCTGCGCTGCGTGGGCCTGCTGAAGCAGTTCCACAAGGACCTGGAGCAGGCCTGGATCCGGCGGGACGGCAAGCCCAAGAAAAACGCCCGCTGGCTGGACCAGGGCGTGGCGAACTATGTGGTGCAGAAAGCCAAGCAGCGGCGGGCTCTGTGGCGCTGGGAGCGCCAGCTGAACGCCAAGCGCAACCACAAGGGGCGCATCGTGGTGGAGAATGAGGTGGATCTCGATGGGCCACCCCGGGACTTCGTCTACATCAATGAATACAAGGTGGGCGAGGGCATTTCCCTCACCCAGGTGGCGGTGGGCTGCGAGTGCCGTGACTGCCTGGCGGAGGCGGctggcggctgctgctgccccGGCGCCTCCCGCCACAAGTTTGCCTACAATGAGCTGGGCCAGGTGCGCATCCGGGCAGGGCTGCCCATCTACGAGTGCAACGCCCGCTGCCGCTGCGGGGCCGAGTGCTCTAATCGCGTGGTGCAGCGGGGCATCCGCTATGATCTGTGCATCTTCCGGACCTCCAACGGGCGCGGCTGGGGTGTGCGCACCCTGGAGAAGATCCGCAAGAACAGCTTTGTCATGGAGTATGTGGGAGAG atcATCACATCAGAAGAAGCGGAGCGACGAGGGCAGATCTACGACCGCCAGGGTGCTACCTACCTCTTTGATCTGGACTACGTGGAGGATGTTTACACAGTGGACGCTGCCTACTACGGCAACATCTCACACTTCGTAAATCACAGC tgCGACCCCAACCTGCAGGTGTACAACGTGTTCATCGACAACCTGGATGAGCGGCTGCCGCGCATTGCCCTCTTCGCCACGCGGCACATCCGGGCTGGGGAGGAGCTCACCTTCGACTACAACATGCAGG TGGACCCGGTGGATGCAGAGAGCACACGGATGGACTCCAACCTGGGCCGGGCCGGCGGCCTGGCTGGCTCCCCCAAGAAGCGAGTGCGGATCGAGTGTAAGTGCGGGGCTGAGTCCTGCCGGAAGTACCTCTTCTAG